The window AGGGCAGTCCTTAGGCATCAGGCAGCAGTGAAGCAGGATACATCAATCAAAGGCTACTGGGAGAAGGTACATATCACATAAAACACCCAATGAAGAATCTCAAGGCCTATCGTGCAAGGAAAACCACAAGACATAATAACCAGAAAGCTAGTGTCATACAGATACAGCAGGTTCAACAGAAAGGAAGAGTACACAATCAAATTCTAAGTCATGACCTATACCAAAGGGATTTGATGGATGCCTTAGTTGTGGTATTAGCATCGTATGATGCTCATTCAAGTGGGCAGAAATTAAATCTATATAGGTATAAGCCATGGCTAGAAGGAGATTTCTAGCAGATACAGGTACACAGGATACAACAAAGTGGGGAACACATAGAGCTTACAAAATCACCGCAGTATACAAAGATCAAGACGGTGAAAGATTACACAATCAAATTCTAAGTCATGGCCTATACAAAATGGATTTGAGTAATGCCGTATTTGTATTAGCATTGTACGATGCTTTTTCAAGTAGGCAGAATTTAAATCTACACAAGTATAAATCATGGCTAGAAGCAGATGTACATCACGAAAAAAAAACACAGGACAAAGCTACTGCAGGGAACAAGTAAGGTACAAAGCACGGGAGAATGAAGTCGTATCCACTGGGTGCGTGAGCATGGTGGAAAACTCATCAGCAACACGACCAGAaacaccaccacaacaacaccTCAACTCGTACAAAAAGCATCAACAGAGAAAGAGGGGGATTAAATTGTGTTCAACAACAATGGAACACAGGGGCTGAAATCGACTCAAAATACGTACCAGAAAAGATGAGAAATCAGCTTCAGAGGGTCACAACGAGCTTCGTACAAACGGGCGTGAAAATAGGGCAACATTTTCAGATTATCCCCAATTTAGAAACGGGGGTCAAATGTAATATATTTGGGCCGAACCAATTTTGGGCCGGTCATttgctcttttattttcttgttggaCCTTATtactttaaataaataaaaagccCAACTGGGCatagttaatttaaaaaaaaaaaagattctatAACACATTTAAGAGGAAATCACTAAAAAATAACACAGGGGACCTGCAAATAAAACGCAAAGCGTATTTATtggatttttctattttttttatttttatttttttaaaaaaaagaacattCCGCTCACCTCGAGGTGGGGctctattattatttataaCTAAAACCCAGTAACCGCTTTCTGTACCAGACTTGTAAACAGATATTCCATACTCCATCACTTCCATTTGTCTCTCAACTGGGTAGGCCATTTCTTCCGATTCTTGCAATTCTCTTCAAACAAAATCTGATTTTGGGCATAAATTTTGTTTCTGCAATGTGCATTTCCAATGGATATTTTGAATGTTTGTAATTAAtaccttcctttcttgaatATGAAAGTCTGCATTTCTACCTGACTTATATTGAATCCGGAAGATGAAAGTATTGTAGTACCTCACTATATCTAATACGAATGATgaataaattcttatttttctgTTATTATTTTGCTTCCTGCAATCTGTATTTCAAAATGTGTTAAAATTGATACAAGAAAAAGTCTCGTAATTAGtaccttcctttcttgaatACGAAAGTCTGCATTTCTACCTCGATGAAAGTATTGTAGTACCTCACTATATCTAATACGAATGATGAATAAACTCTGATTTTCTGTTATTATTTTGCTTCCTGCAATCTGTATTTCAAAATGCGTTAAAATTGATACAAGAAAAAGTCTCGTAATTAATACCTTCCTTTCTTGACTACGAAAGTCTGCATTTCTACATTATTATATTGAATCCGGAAGATGAACAAATGTTTAATTTTCTAATCTAATAAACTTCCTGCAATCTGCATTTCTAAAGAGTATTTTGTGTTAAAtgcctttgttttcttgtgattgaTGATTTTCTTGTGTTTAACCCAATTCATGTAGGACCTACACAATGGCTAAGCAAAGTACTTTCGGATTTGCAGTACTCCTTTTTTGGGTTCTTTTTTTCCAAGCTTTAGCCCGACTTGATGGCCTGGAAGGTATATTTACTTCATTGAAAAGTCTCTCCTAGGACATGAAATTCTTGATTTCTGGAATAGAGTTGggaattctttctttttgtatttattATCAGATTGTGTCACGTTGCAGTCAATGGCTTGAGGCATTTCTATAGAGCAGAACTTGAAGGATTAAATCTCACTGGTAATAACGGAGATCAATTTAGCAGTCCACTGACCTTGAAGCACTTGAACCGCCTGTAAGTCTAATACTTCAAATTGGCACTAAAATAGTAACTTTGTTTATTGATTCTCTCTTGTTTACAAAATCTGTGTGAATTAGTTAACTCATTTTCTGTGTTTCAAACTCTATATTTAGGTTTCACATAATCTTCTCACTAGGGGGAGCTCTAATAATACTCTATGGGTATACCTTTGCCCTGAGGTCTGGATGGTTTCGTAAAGAGGAAGATGATGATCCAGTAGAAGTAGACACGTGGAACTGAATTCGGAATCAGAAGATTCTGTAAGTGATCATCCAGCAGAAAATGAACCACAACAAAACAGATCACAAGCCTTTCCCAGAAGAGCCCACAGAATCATCAGGTCACCTAATTATTGAAGCGGATCAACTTGCAGAAAATGAAGCACAAGTAAATGGATCACAAGTACTTCCACAAGCAAATCCAGCTTCATTGCAGGCAGCCTCAGGAATAGCCATTGGCACCACAGACCCAACACAATCTGAAATTCTGGGAATTGGCACACTTCTACTCCGTATAGCAGATTACTTTGTCGCCCACTTTGGCATCTGTAATAGAATCAGAGCAGTATTATCGACCACTGTTGCTCTGCTTGCTCTATTCTTTTACGTCTACCAATTTTATCAAGatttcgggaaaaaaaaaagtgaacagTTGTAATAAAACTATTTTGTGGGTGAACCAAATCTGGAGGTGAACATTCAATAGAAATATGACTACTTGCTATAGTTACCTAGACTCTTATTTCTCTTTCATTCCTGCATTTGACTGAAAGATGTACGCAGACTCACACTATTTTGTGGGTGAACCAAATCTGGAGGTGAACATTCAATAGAAACAGCACTACTTGCTATAGTTACCTAGACTCTTATTTCTCTTTCATTCCTGCATTTGACTGAAAGATGTACGCAGACTCACATCTCCACTAATTAATCTACCGAAAATGTGACCAAGAAATACAGCTGCTTTTGGAGCATCAGTAACTTCATCCTCCAGAGTAGCTAAAACTGACTCAAACCTGCTAAGAgaaaaacaattataagaaaagaCTCGGAAGATAGTAGAAAAGAAATTGGTGGCTTACTCAATGAGCTGTTTGGTATCCAGTACCACCTTGGACTACGTAAGACTGATAAGAAGCCGAGCTAGAAGATCCCGGTCCCTTTCTTTCCTCTGAAACGAGTCATTTACCCATATCGACAACATCATTGGAAGGAAGCTTGGTGAGTTCAACTCTCCAATGCGTAGAACAACTTCGTCCTCATCAACTGCACTGGAACCAGAAAATAACACGCATTACAGCTGTAAAACGAATGAAAGAATAACGCCACATACATTATGTAAGTGTAGTTAATAGTTTTCTTTGCTATAAGTTTCCCTAACAAAGTCGGCACCCTGAATGCGAAGCTACAATCATAGAAGTAGTTTCCCTTACTAGAATAACTTTCACGTTACAGATATGTACAAACAAATACTCTATCACATTAATTACACTGGGGCAGATAGTCTATCGAAGTTATCATATCTTAAGAACTTAAACTTCGTAATTAATTAACTGGTCATATCATTTCCTTCAGATGGTTCTATTACACTCTTGCTATGATGCAGATTCCCCAAAAAGTCCTCAAGTTATATTCTTTCTTTACATTTTATGATCAGTAAGGCACTGGCAAGTTGTCTATTTTTCAACGCAGCTTCTTTTACGGATTCACCGTAAAGGAAAGGATTAGTAATTAGGGTATAGACAAATTAAACAACGGAAGAGAGAAATTTTACCTGTAAAATTCATGATTAGCTGCAATCGACATTTCACAAAGTGTTGTTCTTCAGACAATACCATTCCTGGTGAATTTGGCGCAGCAGAGGGTCGATCCGGATGGGCTGAGGCTGGTGGTTCCGCAGATCtcccaaaaggacgatttataTTTGTTACTTCTCTTTCTGCATAATGTGTGTGCTCATGTTGATTTGGTCGAGCATAAGCAGTAGGCTTCGCCCCTGTCCCTGGAGCATATTTGGATATTGATTCTTGTCCTGAGTTGTACGGTGACCACCCAGAACCAGGATGTACATCTGCCACAGGACCACCAGAATGCATTGGTGGGCCCCTGAAAGATATTCTCCTTCCGGGGCCTCTTCCCCGGGGACCAAGGCTCATTGCTTTATCATCAAGTGGTCGCTGTGGCGAGGCAGCTGATGATATCCTACCCTCATGTGCCAACCTGCAATCCTGGCTTCCAAATCCACGATTTTGTGCTGGCATTCCACGAAATGGAGTCATCTGAGGAGCTGGCGAAGAAAACATGGATGGCCGAAGACCTAAATCTGCAGGCTGCCCTCTTCTAGCAGAAGAAACAGTGCTTGAACCACGAGTGGACCGACTGACCTGAGCTTGACGTTCTTGAACAGCATCCCTTCGCACTTCCTCGATCTTTTTGGGGCCTTCTACTTTTCTTCTTTGCTGccatttattttttctcaaatcaataATATCCATTAACATAAACCTCACCCTAGTAGACAAATCTTTATTGTTAGCcattgtcatcatcatatcaaaatagGCGTCCATGTAATCCTTCGCCTTGGAATGGTCGATCATTTCTCCTATAGTGCTCATAAGCTTGCAAAGAGACTCAATATCTTCCTCATCTGGAGTCTGGTACTGCCCCAGCAATATCCGGATGCACTCATGCATTATCCTCTCTGTAAGCATCTTCTTCTTGTATAATTCCCCAATCAGTCTTATGTTACCTAACATCCTTCTTCGTGCTTGAAAcctcttctcctctctctttcccTCTGACAGCTTCACCTCCATCCTCTTCCATACTGTCGGCTTCTGCTTCTTCTCTCTCACCTCTCTCAAACTCCTCCTGGCATTTATCAAGGAGAAGGCTCTAGAAAGTTATTTTCTGATTGTCCTCCTCAAAATCAGGAAGTTCCCCGGCTAGATGATGACAAAAATTTGCATACATCTCACAAAATGTTGGCTTCAGTAGAGCTTTGTCAAATATCTGTGAAATGATACCAGCAAGAGTGGTAGCACTATCAATATTAACCTCCTTTACTTGCTCAaacaacttctcaaaattttGTGGAGTTAGCTTGTTGAGGATAGCTTTCAAGTGTCTACGTTTTGCCTCTTCCGCATCAGTCACTTTGCGTATCTCATATTTCTTGTCAGCTTTGTGCATAACTTGCAGTGGATGAGAAGGACTTGAACCTTTTCGAGAGCCAGAAACCCACTGCCAGCGGTTGGCATCGGACCGAATATGTTGTACTCCTCCCTGAGAGGCTAATGGCAGCATTGTTCCTGCAGGAAACACAGATACATATTGGCTAGGTGGCTGTCCTTGTAGATTCCTCATATTTTTGTGGTCTCCTCTACCTGGACGAGCACCGTTAGCGGTTCCCACTTGGTTGATATCAGTATGTTGCACATTGGTCCACCTGCCATCATCCACCATTCCAGTAGGACGGTTCTCAGACCAAGAAGAGCTGCCTTGTCTGCTATTAGTTTGTCCAGGACAGGGGTTTGGACCATGCTTGTTAAAATCCACCCCTTTTGAATTACGACTTAAAAGGGCCTCCACCATATGCCATGGAACTTCAAAATTAGCAGGGAGATCAGCGAAATGAGAAGAAAGGGTAAGAAGGAAATCTCTTGAGTATCTCTTTTTGCCTGTAGTGACAC is drawn from Lycium ferocissimum isolate CSIRO_LF1 unplaced genomic scaffold, AGI_CSIRO_Lferr_CH_V1 ctg5129, whole genome shotgun sequence and contains these coding sequences:
- the LOC132044722 gene encoding LOW QUALITY PROTEIN: eukaryotic translation initiation factor 4G-like (The sequence of the model RefSeq protein was modified relative to this genomic sequence to represent the inferred CDS: inserted 2 bases in 1 codon; deleted 2 bases in 1 codon; substituted 2 bases at 2 genomic stop codons) — protein: MVKYSTRVSQMCTPAQLRKKVCENSSNEDFSANEDKKSTVEPDNWEDAAMSTPKLETSGDNKIINDNLTHPNGGGVTTGKKRYSRDFLLTLSSHFADLPANFEVPWHMVEALLSRNSKGVDFNKHGPNPCPGQTNSRQGSSSWSENRPTGMVDDGRWTNVQHTDINQVGTANGARPGRGDHKNMRNLQGQPPSQYVSVFPAGTMLPLASQGGVQHIRSDANRWQWVSGSRKGSSPSHPLQVMHKADKKYEIRKVTDAEEAKRRHLKAILNKLTPQNFEKLFEQVKEVNIDSATTLAGIISQIFDKALLKPTFCEMYANFCHHLAGELPDFEEDNQKITFXSLLLDKCQEEFERGEREEAEADSMEEDGXVKLSEGKREEKRFQARRRMLGNIRLIGELYKKKMLTERIMHECIRILLGQYQTPDEEDIESLCKLMSTIGEMIDHSKAKDYMDAYFDMMMTMANNKDLSTRVRFMLMDIIDLRKNKWQQRRKVEGPKKIEEVRRDAVQERQAQVSRSTRGSSTVSSARRGQPADLGLRPSMFSSPAPQMTPFRGMPAQNRGFGSQDCRLAHEGRISSAASPQRPLDDKAMSLGPRGRGPGRRISFRGPPMHSGGPVADVHPGSGWSPYNSGQESISKYAPGTGAKPTAYARPNQHEHTHYAEREVTNINRPFGRSAEPPASAHPDRPSAAPNSPGMVLSEEQLCEMSIAANHEFYSAVDEDEVVLRIGELNSPSFLPMMLSIWVNDSFQRKERDRDLLARLLISLTXSKVVLDTKQLIDRFESVLATLEDEVTDAPKAAVFLGHIFGRLISGDVSLHCVGSVVPMAIPEAACNEAGFACGSTCDPFTCASFSAKSSDSEFSSTCLLLLDHHLPLYETIQTSGQRELQESEEMAYPVERQMEVMEYGISVYKSGTESGYWVLVINNNRAPPRGERNVLFFKKIKIKKIEKSNKYALRFICRNLLLAMAYTYIDLISAHLNEHHTMLIPQLRHPSNPFGIGHDLEFDCVLFLSVEPAVSV